One Epinephelus lanceolatus isolate andai-2023 chromosome 17, ASM4190304v1, whole genome shotgun sequence genomic window carries:
- the cep68 gene encoding centrosomal protein of 68 kDa isoform X2, producing the protein MEAKGCSQRWRMHLPEFKHSRRCSNLTTKDSERGKTEEERDRGGPHKSVTMAPTSRYLTDRQYVMRRPLFSAEQHTSILKRTHPQKHTEKERHLGVSRREENLQHTDVNFLTRAREVLTPEGFSLSHSDMSPLSALRRDLGSPLTVSELRAKRSHEEPTFGSPLPGSRSAQRCLLSSILEVQRPNPPLRPQLTSTVLYPTYSPRSEYSRSGKTQHRLGGKEGRGGGETKLGSTEGHSKGYPVSPCQANYWACAIPKGLPPSPDRHSADWDPNREYQALLDYTYPLRPGQLVCEGDGSKHQEDPVLQTDPNLQDSGIELDHLCSSTSLSGLDLSLSMGQRSPDLQGFTRSSDGEPSGTLLSLTDPVGSSLDSLDCTKNRGGLNRYEFEGCHHEHRALSSSTSIAFTRSTSGFPQSRHVGGEVDEEFWPLPEQLEELQLLSRQVREVTAQLSRPVTASWESLEPGITSILSSVTLLEKQEAGDEEDEAKVKELEGSSQHSDEGKDEMDREERSAAQMAAAHRACEGVRRSSGVLVEPVGGGLSSSSLREVEVLVEQLSGLTLPGSQTSSQEEQEQSDSLMQHIQVFCSHLEQLIQQLYTVSEKMELLAPPTVDIDSVRSSLAEYQSFQREVSSHQPLTSCVLHTGRLLLSCIRTMSPLLRDTLLLIERQSGVLETHTEHFFSSILSAMDSLTQPSQPSPVQQSREEDLGPVGVQASTL; encoded by the exons ATGGAAGCTAAGGGATGCAGCCAGAGGTGGAGGATGCATCTCCCAGAGTTTAAACACAGCAGGAGATGCTCGAATCTGACTACAAAAGACAGTGAAAGAGGcaagacagaggaagaaagagacagaggagggcCACACAAAAGTGTTACTATGGCTCCCACCTCGAGGtatctgacagacagacagtatgTAATGAGAAGGCCTCTGTTCTCTGCAGAACAACATACATCTATCTTAAAGAGGACACATCCACAGAAGCACACAGAAAAG GAGAGACATTTGGGTGTTAGCAGAAGAGAAGAAAATCTGCAACACACTGACGTGAATTTCTTGACCAGAGCAAGAGAGGTGCTGACCCCAGAAGGCTTCAGTCTCTCTCACAGTGACATGTCACCTCTCTCAGCCTTAAGAAGAGACCTGGGCTCACCCTTGACTGTCTCTGAGCTCCGGGCCAAGCGGAGCCATGAAGAGCCCACGTTTGGATCACCTCTCCCTGGCAGCAGATCAGCTCAGCGGTGCCTCTTGAGTTCCATTCTTGAGGTCCAGAGACCAAACCCACCTCTTAGGCCGCAGCTGACCTCCACTGTCCTGTATCCAACCTACAGCCCTCGTTCAGAGTACTCCAGGTCAGGCAAGACTCAGCACAGGCTGGGAGGGAAGGAGGGTAGAGGTGGGGGAGAGACCAAGCTAGGCTCTACTGAAGGACACTCAAAAGGATATCCAGTGTCTCCCTGTCAGGCAAACTACTGGGCCTGTGCCATTCCTAAAGGTTTGCCTCCATCACCAGACAGGCACTCTGCAGACTGGGACCCAAACAGGGAGTACCAGGCCCTGCTGGACTACACTTACCCTCTGAGACCAGGACAGTTGGTCTGTGAGGGGGACGGCTCCAAGCACCAGGAAGACCCTGTCCTCCAAACAGACCCCAACCTGCAGGACTCAGGGATTGAACTGGACCACCTTTGTAGCTCCACCAGTCTGTCAGGGTTGGATTTGTCTCTTAGTATGGGTCAAAGATCACCAGACTTGCAGGGGTTCACCAGATCCTCAGATGGTGAGCCCTCTGGTACCTTGCTCTCCCTAACAGATCCTGTAGGTTCGTCCTTGGACAGTTTGGACTGCACTAAGAATAGAGGTGGATTGAATCGTTACGAGTTTGAAGGTTGCCATCATGAGCACCGTGCACTGTCCTCCTCTACCTCCATTGCTTTTACCCGCTCCACCAGTGGTTTTCCACAGTCAAGGCATGTAGGTGGGGAGGTGGACGAGGAGTTTTGGCCTCTTCCAGAGcagctggaggagctgcagctgctTTCCAGACAG GTGAGAGAGGTGACGGCCCAGCTGAGCCGGCCTGTCACAGCCAGCTGGGAGTCACTGGAGCCAGGCATCACCTCCATTCTCTCCTCTGTCACCCTACTTGAGAAACAGGAGGCTGGAGACGAGGAGGACGAGGCAAAGGTCAAAGAGCTGGAGGGCAGCAGTCAACACTCAGATGAAGGAAAAGATGAGATGGatagagaggagaggagtgctGCTCAGATGG CAGCGGCTCACAGGGCCTGTGAGGGAGTAAGAAGAAGTTCTGGTGTCTTGGTGGAGCCTGTAGGAGGGGGACTGAGTTCATCTAGTCTCAGAGAGGTGGAGGTTTTGGTGGAGCAGCTGTCTGGCCTCACCTTGCCTGGTAGCCAGACAAGCAGCCAAGAAGAACAGGAGCAAAGTGACTCCCTGATGCAACACATCCAG gtcttCTGTTCACACCTCGAGCAGCTCATTCAGCAGCTGTATACAGTGTCAGAGAAGATGGAGCTGCTGGCTCCGCCCACTGTGGACATAGACAGTGTGAGATCGTCTCTGGCTGAGTATCAG AGTTTTCAGAGGGAAGTGAGCAGCCATCAGCCCCTGACCTCCTGTGTTCTGCACACCGGacggcttctcctcagctgcatCAGGACCATGTCCCCAC TTTTAAGAGACACCCTGCTGCTGATTGAGAGGCAATCTGGAGTTCTGGAGACCCACACTGAACACTTTTTCTCCTCCATTCTGTCGGCCATGGACAGCCTCACCCAGCCCAGTCAGCCCAGTCCAGtccagcagagcagagaggaggacctGGGCCCTGTGGGGGTCCAGGCATCCACTTTGTGA
- the cep68 gene encoding centrosomal protein of 68 kDa isoform X1 — protein sequence MEAKGCSQRWRMHLPEFKHSRRCSNLTTKDSERGKTEEERDRGGPHKSVTMAPTSRYLTDRQYVMRRPLFSAEQHTSILKRTHPQKHTEKERHLGVSRREENLQHTDVNFLTRAREVLTPEGFSLSHSDMSPLSALRRDLGSPLTVSELRAKRSHEEPTFGSPLPGSRSAQRCLLSSILEVQRPNPPLRPQLTSTVLYPTYSPRSEYSRSGKTQHRLGGKEGRGGGETKLGSTEGHSKGYPVSPCQANYWACAIPKGLPPSPDRHSADWDPNREYQALLDYTYPLRPGQLVCEGDGSKHQEDPVLQTDPNLQDSGIELDHLCSSTSLSGLDLSLSMGQRSPDLQGFTRSSDGEPSGTLLSLTDPVGSSLDSLDCTKNRGGLNRYEFEGCHHEHRALSSSTSIAFTRSTSGFPQSRHVGGEVDEEFWPLPEQLEELQLLSRQVREVTAQLSRPVTASWESLEPGITSILSSVTLLEKQEAGDEEDEAKVKELEGSSQHSDEGKDEMDREERSAAQMAAHRACEGVRRSSGVLVEPVGGGLSSSSLREVEVLVEQLSGLTLPGSQTSSQEEQEQSDSLMQHIQVFCSHLEQLIQQLYTVSEKMELLAPPTVDIDSVRSSLAEYQSFQREVSSHQPLTSCVLHTGRLLLSCIRTMSPLLRDTLLLIERQSGVLETHTEHFFSSILSAMDSLTQPSQPSPVQQSREEDLGPVGVQASTL from the exons ATGGAAGCTAAGGGATGCAGCCAGAGGTGGAGGATGCATCTCCCAGAGTTTAAACACAGCAGGAGATGCTCGAATCTGACTACAAAAGACAGTGAAAGAGGcaagacagaggaagaaagagacagaggagggcCACACAAAAGTGTTACTATGGCTCCCACCTCGAGGtatctgacagacagacagtatgTAATGAGAAGGCCTCTGTTCTCTGCAGAACAACATACATCTATCTTAAAGAGGACACATCCACAGAAGCACACAGAAAAG GAGAGACATTTGGGTGTTAGCAGAAGAGAAGAAAATCTGCAACACACTGACGTGAATTTCTTGACCAGAGCAAGAGAGGTGCTGACCCCAGAAGGCTTCAGTCTCTCTCACAGTGACATGTCACCTCTCTCAGCCTTAAGAAGAGACCTGGGCTCACCCTTGACTGTCTCTGAGCTCCGGGCCAAGCGGAGCCATGAAGAGCCCACGTTTGGATCACCTCTCCCTGGCAGCAGATCAGCTCAGCGGTGCCTCTTGAGTTCCATTCTTGAGGTCCAGAGACCAAACCCACCTCTTAGGCCGCAGCTGACCTCCACTGTCCTGTATCCAACCTACAGCCCTCGTTCAGAGTACTCCAGGTCAGGCAAGACTCAGCACAGGCTGGGAGGGAAGGAGGGTAGAGGTGGGGGAGAGACCAAGCTAGGCTCTACTGAAGGACACTCAAAAGGATATCCAGTGTCTCCCTGTCAGGCAAACTACTGGGCCTGTGCCATTCCTAAAGGTTTGCCTCCATCACCAGACAGGCACTCTGCAGACTGGGACCCAAACAGGGAGTACCAGGCCCTGCTGGACTACACTTACCCTCTGAGACCAGGACAGTTGGTCTGTGAGGGGGACGGCTCCAAGCACCAGGAAGACCCTGTCCTCCAAACAGACCCCAACCTGCAGGACTCAGGGATTGAACTGGACCACCTTTGTAGCTCCACCAGTCTGTCAGGGTTGGATTTGTCTCTTAGTATGGGTCAAAGATCACCAGACTTGCAGGGGTTCACCAGATCCTCAGATGGTGAGCCCTCTGGTACCTTGCTCTCCCTAACAGATCCTGTAGGTTCGTCCTTGGACAGTTTGGACTGCACTAAGAATAGAGGTGGATTGAATCGTTACGAGTTTGAAGGTTGCCATCATGAGCACCGTGCACTGTCCTCCTCTACCTCCATTGCTTTTACCCGCTCCACCAGTGGTTTTCCACAGTCAAGGCATGTAGGTGGGGAGGTGGACGAGGAGTTTTGGCCTCTTCCAGAGcagctggaggagctgcagctgctTTCCAGACAG GTGAGAGAGGTGACGGCCCAGCTGAGCCGGCCTGTCACAGCCAGCTGGGAGTCACTGGAGCCAGGCATCACCTCCATTCTCTCCTCTGTCACCCTACTTGAGAAACAGGAGGCTGGAGACGAGGAGGACGAGGCAAAGGTCAAAGAGCTGGAGGGCAGCAGTCAACACTCAGATGAAGGAAAAGATGAGATGGatagagaggagaggagtgctGCTCAGATGG CGGCTCACAGGGCCTGTGAGGGAGTAAGAAGAAGTTCTGGTGTCTTGGTGGAGCCTGTAGGAGGGGGACTGAGTTCATCTAGTCTCAGAGAGGTGGAGGTTTTGGTGGAGCAGCTGTCTGGCCTCACCTTGCCTGGTAGCCAGACAAGCAGCCAAGAAGAACAGGAGCAAAGTGACTCCCTGATGCAACACATCCAG gtcttCTGTTCACACCTCGAGCAGCTCATTCAGCAGCTGTATACAGTGTCAGAGAAGATGGAGCTGCTGGCTCCGCCCACTGTGGACATAGACAGTGTGAGATCGTCTCTGGCTGAGTATCAG AGTTTTCAGAGGGAAGTGAGCAGCCATCAGCCCCTGACCTCCTGTGTTCTGCACACCGGacggcttctcctcagctgcatCAGGACCATGTCCCCAC TTTTAAGAGACACCCTGCTGCTGATTGAGAGGCAATCTGGAGTTCTGGAGACCCACACTGAACACTTTTTCTCCTCCATTCTGTCGGCCATGGACAGCCTCACCCAGCCCAGTCAGCCCAGTCCAGtccagcagagcagagaggaggacctGGGCCCTGTGGGGGTCCAGGCATCCACTTTGTGA